In Necator americanus strain Aroian chromosome IV, whole genome shotgun sequence, the following proteins share a genomic window:
- a CDS encoding hypothetical protein (NECATOR_CHRIV.G16077.T1), protein MDLIQYRKQQQNGGFNDSVPVNDKNVENEGRSEIVKSDCHVSTYSIAQELKISQKTVCNHLYEAGPKKKLDVWVPKTTPGRTHL, encoded by the coding sequence ATGGACCTAATACAGTATCGAAAGCAACAGCAAAACGGTGGCTTCAACGATTCCGTTCCCGTTAACGATAAGAACGTCGAAAATGAGGGACGCTCTGAAATCGTCAAGTCGGACTGTCATGTGAGCACGTATTCCATTGCCCAGGAACTGAAGATAAGCCAGAAAACTGTTTGCAACCATTTGTATGAGGCTGGTCCCAAGAAAAAGCTCGATGTATGGGTGCCGAAGACAACGCCAGGCCGTACACATCTTTAA
- a CDS encoding hypothetical protein (NECATOR_CHRIV.G16078.T1), producing MEIREVLEARPQNLIAVSARLYRECVQRGKRTLSLQQRFQDKENGRTGPVYTSISITELIASISTVVVYACIGAAISEEDGAKYLILSDVLDLIDSYRYLFINTTILLNSFLWSREQKKVLIDHATGDQYFKQLHSSWT from the exons ATGGAGATACGGGAAGTCCTGGAAGCGAGACCACAAAACCTT ATAGCTGTGTCAGCGCGGCTTTACAGGGAATGTGTGCAGCGTGGAAAAAGAACCCTATCTCTGCAGCAAAG ATTTCAAGACAAAGAGAACGGTCGAACGGGTCCCGTTTACACTAGTATTTCCATAACCGAACTCATCGCAAGCATCTCCactgttgttgtttacgcCTGTATTGGAGCAGCAATAAGTGAAGAGGACGGGGCAAAATACCTCATACTCTCCGATGTTCTCGATCTT ATTGACTCCTATCGATACTTATTTATCAACACAACAATATTGTTAAATAGTTTCTTATGGAGTCGAGAGCAGAAGAAAGTTCTCATAGATCACGCGACTGGGGATCAATATTTTAAGCAACTGCACAGTTCTTGGACGTAG
- a CDS encoding hypothetical protein (NECATOR_CHRIV.G16079.T1) has translation MLKESPFVAIFSNNRRQEDLKKEATPVGPKGKTSRVKNSTGTLCNRLHVSTTTEKNCSNTTESDIVATTHSSIVTVTTSSSELAKLMFTELDAFNVQDDRGSKKSNITAELVTILKLPIKGKEEFSVFTFSVQNLLPCPVTHYNFLGIQKLEGVFILFVKAPQFLTSNMKVASFIRKLCNSNFLSTVSKKFNN, from the coding sequence ATGCTCAAAGAGTCACCATTCGTCGCTATCTTCTCGAACAATCGGAGGCAGGAggatctaaaaaaagaagccaCACCCGTCGGCCCCAAAGGCAAAACTTCGAGGGTGAAGAACTCAACAGGTACACTTTGCAACCGACTCCATGTGTCAACGACTAccgaaaaaaactgcagcaaCACAACCGAGAGCGATATTGTCGCCACAACACATTCTTCTATAGTTACAGTGACAACATCCTCCTCTGAACTTGCTAAACTGATGTTCACTGAACTGGACGCCTTCAATGTCCAAGACGATAGGGGctcgaaaaaaagcaacattaCTGCCGAACTAGTGACCATTCTTAAACTGCCCAttaaaggaaaggaagaattttCTGTGTTCACATTCTCAGTGCAGAACCTGCTACCGTGTCCCGTCACGCACTACAACTTCCTCGGAATTCAAAAGCTTGAAGGAGTCTTCATCCTTTTCGTCAAGGCTCCTCAGTTCCTAACAAGCAATATGAAAGTTGCCAGCTTCATAAGAAAACTCTGCAATTCAAACTTCTTATCTACTGTATCCAAAAAATTTAACAATTAG
- a CDS encoding hypothetical protein (NECATOR_CHRIV.G16080.T1) has protein sequence MSDDEIYLKHFSETIFSNSTKGQHIVQLPFKEDKEKVSSNVYLAYARLIQHRKMLQHKPKLLKEYHKLCHDQVAREITEEVHEKQLRCYHYLAHHSPRRTAQQQQFVVFITNGSARTKHNPTTNDLLIRELN, from the coding sequence ATGTCCGACGATGAAATTTATCTGAAACACTTCAGTGAAACAATATTCTCTAACAGCACTAAGGGACAACACATTGTGCAACTCCCATTCAaagaagacaaagaaaaagtctCATCAAATGTTTACCTTGCTTACGCCAGACTCATTCAGCACCGCAAAATGTTGCAACACAAACCGAAACTTCTCAAAGAATATCATAAACTTTGTCATGATCAAGTAGCAAGAGAGATTACAGAAGAAGTCCATGAGAAACAACTCCGCTGCTACCACTACTTAGCACACCACTCACCTCGGAGAACAGCTCAACAGCAACAATTTGTTGTGTTTATAACGAATGGATCAGCTAGAACGAAGCACAATCCAACTACGAACGACCTGCTCATCAGAGAACTTAATTAA
- a CDS encoding hypothetical protein (NECATOR_CHRIV.G16081.T1) produces the protein MFRGNDKEGPGRFFANASETCPEDMPGDTPACLDKATPYGDRDDHPTRWFLGYRNTDSDTVARKEEDLIRDPDNYVLARK, from the coding sequence ATGTTCAGGGGGAACgataaagagggtcccggccgATTCttcgcgaatgcctccgagacgtGTCCAGAGGATATGCCGGGAGATACGCCAGCATGCCTCGACAAGGCCACGCCCTATGGAGACCGAGACGACCATCCTACTAGATGGTTTCTTGGCTATAGAAACACAGACAGCGACAcagttgcaaggaaagaagaagatctAATAAGAGACCCAGACAACTACGTActtgcaaggaaatag
- a CDS encoding hypothetical protein (NECATOR_CHRIV.G16082.T1), producing the protein MSYDEHFTFTTVPYWVSLHPQASRGASSYVAPPQQQPQKQLQGSSGQVPYWVTAYPQASRSYAARRERRLNQSCMELPSHRVEVPHEERTEHIQASYSFLAPQPVPAGFAGGTRLEFFNSSRGEGNAGALHDGGEH; encoded by the exons ATGTCCTACGACGAACATTTCACTTTTACAACGGTTCCGTACTGGGTAAGCTTACACCCCCAAGCATCGCGTGGTGCATCATCCTATGTTGCACCACCACAACAGCAACCCCAGAAACAACTGCAAGGATCTAGTGGACAG GTTCCCTATTGGGTGACTGCCTACCCTCAAGCATCACGATCCTATGCTGCGAGGAGAGAGCGAAGGTTGAACCAGTCATGTATGGAATTACCCTCACATCGCGTGGAG GTTCCGCATGAGGAGAGAACCGAACATATACAAGCCTCCTATTCCTTCTTAGCACCACAACCGGTGCCAGCAGGGTTCGCAGGAGGAACACGCTTGGAATTCTTCAATTCCTCAAGGGGAGAGGGAAATGCGGGTGCGTTGCACGATGGTGGAGAACATTGA